A genomic region of Nitrospira sp. contains the following coding sequences:
- the rfaE2 gene encoding D-glycero-beta-D-manno-heptose 1-phosphate adenylyltransferase → MITKVVSRNQLLSVLSGERTKGKRIVFTNGCFDLMHIGHTRYLQATKALGDILVVGVNSDVSVRTLDKAPDRPIVPEAQRAEVLAALGCVDFVVIFDESDPRQLIAAVQPDVLVKGGDWMIDQIIGRELVEARGGVVKTIPLVPGLSTTGLLQRIRSTAT, encoded by the coding sequence ATGATCACCAAAGTAGTGTCTCGCAATCAACTCCTCTCCGTGCTTTCCGGTGAACGGACAAAGGGAAAACGGATCGTGTTCACAAACGGCTGTTTCGACCTGATGCACATCGGGCATACCCGGTATCTACAGGCAACCAAGGCACTGGGCGATATCCTGGTCGTCGGGGTGAATAGTGATGTCTCGGTTCGTACGCTGGACAAGGCACCCGACCGACCGATCGTGCCGGAGGCACAACGGGCTGAGGTGCTGGCAGCCTTAGGCTGTGTGGATTTCGTAGTCATTTTTGACGAATCTGACCCTCGCCAGCTTATCGCAGCCGTCCAACCGGATGTCCTGGTCAAGGGAGGGGATTGGATGATTGACCAGATCATCGGCCGCGAATTGGTTGAAGCTCGTGGAGGTGTCGTCAAGACGATCCCGCTGGTTCCCGGTCTCTCCACCACCGGTCTTCTTCAACGCATACGGTCAACCGCGACGTGA
- a CDS encoding response regulator → MGVPGAWVMMVDGVSMVWIIAAANVLLIASLIFFLIQTSWRARTDRVFAEAERIRFQENEQRLRSMLEAEPHGILVIGLDYRVLQLNPAGCLLFDAGFPEEIVGTDIRTYIQTNDCLQIEEMHKAAGEGRETCGKGRFVGLAGQVRWVEITFVPLPASDGTVHAVLSVVRDVTEQRSADRRQALQHAVAKVLAGASTVEQAVPDLLQALVVNLDWHVGLFWRVQDDRRTIVCTQDWAVDTTMVQEFMRRRRQEVYAAGADLPGHCWARGEPLWVADIARDPLLTRGPVEAMGMLHAACAFPIWLRAHVYGVIELFSSEPQAKDWDLLRSLGTVGRQIGLFVERTEVEAALHENEARTSLIIDTALDAVMTMDRTGRITEWNAQAEQVFGWSAHEVIGRNVADTIFPPSQCLSYRAYVQRLLEPQDSLLSNRLVEMIGLRRDGREFPVEIAMTPLALEGAVIFSAFIRDITSRKEAEHAQKNYARQLEHVNQQLDAALREAKAATEAKSAFLATMSHEIRTPMNGVIGMTDLLLDTNLTDEQRESAEIVRTCGHHLLTIINDILDFSKIEAGKLDLETIEFDLRLAIDESLDLVAERASSKGLNLACLFHADVPRNLCGDPGRLRQVVMNLTANAIKFTERGDVVVEVTVEAQSTEDARIRVAVTDTGIGISEQAQERLFRSFSQADGSTTRKYGGTGLGLAISKRLVEMMGGTIGVMSRVGEGSCFWFTMNLDKQPDGSRSADPAAAVLAGLRILIVDDKAINRRILELMTKKWGMQPTLIHSGSEALDVLSGRHGQPRFNLALLDVDMSPTDGIELARAIQAQAEGGETKLVLLTSFGRRGDAKTAKEAGLAAYLTKPIRERQLHDCLVAVLAQRPGSSGQSTTRDSPPLITRHTLAETQAKVDLRILLAEDNIINQKVAVRLFQRLGYRIDVVANGREAVEAVSRIRYDVVFMDCQMPDMDGFEATSLIREYEAAGTVSSCDFQVSGSSSEPAGLQPETRCPERETSRRVLIIAMTANAMQGDREQCLAAGMDDYLSKPISVDALAGVLHRVNQEQGRFGPDKSREAA, encoded by the coding sequence ATGGGTGTGCCTGGAGCGTGGGTGATGATGGTGGATGGCGTGAGCATGGTCTGGATCATTGCAGCGGCCAATGTTTTGCTGATCGCTTCCTTAATCTTTTTCCTTATACAGACATCCTGGCGAGCGCGGACTGATCGGGTCTTCGCGGAGGCCGAAAGAATCCGATTTCAGGAAAATGAGCAGCGACTCCGGAGTATGTTGGAAGCTGAACCCCATGGGATATTGGTCATCGGGCTCGACTACCGGGTGCTTCAACTCAATCCTGCGGGCTGTCTCCTCTTCGATGCGGGATTTCCAGAAGAGATCGTGGGGACAGATATTCGAACGTATATCCAGACGAACGATTGTCTACAGATCGAAGAAATGCATAAGGCGGCTGGGGAAGGCCGGGAAACCTGTGGAAAGGGGCGGTTCGTCGGACTAGCGGGGCAGGTCCGGTGGGTCGAGATCACATTCGTCCCACTTCCAGCCAGTGATGGCACGGTGCATGCGGTCCTCAGTGTCGTCCGGGATGTGACAGAGCAACGGAGCGCCGATCGTCGGCAAGCTCTCCAGCATGCAGTGGCCAAAGTGCTCGCAGGTGCCTCGACGGTCGAGCAAGCGGTCCCCGACCTCCTCCAGGCTCTTGTCGTGAATCTCGATTGGCATGTCGGTCTGTTCTGGCGGGTGCAAGACGACCGGCGAACCATTGTCTGCACGCAGGACTGGGCGGTTGATACTACGATGGTGCAGGAGTTCATGAGAAGAAGGCGGCAGGAGGTCTACGCGGCCGGGGCTGATCTGCCGGGGCACTGTTGGGCCCGTGGGGAGCCGCTGTGGGTAGCGGACATCGCGAGAGACCCTCTCTTGACGCGTGGGCCTGTCGAAGCGATGGGAATGCTGCACGCGGCCTGTGCGTTTCCTATCTGGCTGAGGGCTCACGTCTACGGCGTCATCGAGCTCTTCAGCAGCGAGCCTCAGGCCAAGGATTGGGATTTACTGAGGTCTTTGGGCACGGTCGGAAGACAGATCGGCCTGTTCGTCGAACGAACGGAAGTGGAAGCGGCACTGCATGAGAACGAAGCCCGTACCAGCTTGATTATTGATACGGCTCTCGACGCTGTGATGACGATGGATCGTACAGGCCGGATTACCGAGTGGAATGCCCAGGCTGAGCAGGTATTTGGCTGGTCTGCACATGAGGTGATCGGGCGTAATGTTGCCGACACGATCTTTCCACCGTCCCAATGCCTCAGCTATCGCGCATATGTTCAGCGGCTTCTTGAACCCCAGGACTCGCTCCTCTCAAACCGGCTGGTCGAAATGATCGGGCTTAGACGCGACGGTCGTGAATTTCCAGTTGAAATCGCCATGACGCCGCTAGCCCTCGAGGGGGCCGTCATCTTCAGTGCATTTATCCGAGACATCACGAGCCGGAAAGAAGCGGAGCACGCACAGAAGAATTATGCCCGACAGTTGGAGCATGTCAATCAGCAGCTGGATGCTGCCTTGCGAGAGGCCAAAGCCGCCACCGAGGCCAAGTCGGCGTTCCTGGCGACCATGAGCCACGAAATCCGGACACCGATGAACGGTGTGATCGGCATGACAGATCTATTGCTTGATACGAACCTGACTGACGAGCAGAGGGAGTCCGCTGAAATCGTTCGGACCTGCGGCCATCATTTGTTAACGATCATCAACGACATTCTCGATTTCTCCAAGATTGAAGCAGGGAAACTGGATTTAGAGACGATTGAATTTGATCTTCGTCTTGCCATCGACGAGTCGTTGGATCTTGTGGCTGAACGTGCGTCATCCAAAGGGCTCAATCTGGCCTGTCTCTTCCACGCCGATGTGCCGCGCAATCTGTGTGGTGATCCGGGTCGCCTCCGGCAGGTGGTGATGAACTTAACGGCGAACGCCATCAAGTTTACCGAACGCGGCGATGTGGTGGTGGAAGTGACGGTTGAGGCTCAATCGACGGAGGATGCGAGGATTCGCGTTGCCGTCACAGACACCGGCATCGGAATTTCTGAGCAAGCCCAAGAACGGCTGTTTCGGTCGTTCAGCCAGGCCGATGGGTCGACGACGAGGAAATATGGTGGGACCGGTCTCGGTCTTGCGATTTCCAAACGTCTTGTCGAGATGATGGGAGGAACGATTGGGGTGATGAGCCGAGTTGGGGAGGGGAGCTGTTTCTGGTTCACGATGAATTTGGACAAGCAGCCTGATGGCTCCCGCAGTGCCGATCCCGCTGCCGCTGTGTTGGCAGGTCTCCGCATCTTGATTGTGGATGATAAGGCCATCAATCGAAGGATCTTGGAGCTGATGACGAAGAAATGGGGCATGCAACCGACACTCATCCACAGCGGCTCCGAGGCGTTGGATGTTTTGAGCGGTCGGCACGGGCAACCACGGTTCAATCTGGCGCTCTTGGATGTGGATATGAGTCCGACGGATGGGATTGAATTGGCACGTGCGATACAGGCACAGGCTGAAGGAGGCGAGACCAAACTTGTGCTGCTCACGTCGTTCGGTCGACGGGGAGATGCGAAGACGGCCAAAGAAGCGGGACTCGCAGCCTACCTGACCAAGCCGATTCGTGAACGGCAGTTACATGATTGTCTCGTCGCGGTCCTCGCGCAGCGCCCCGGCAGCTCAGGTCAGTCGACCACGAGAGATTCGCCGCCACTCATTACTCGGCACACCCTTGCTGAGACCCAGGCCAAGGTGGATCTCCGTATTCTTCTGGCCGAGGATAACATCATCAATCAAAAAGTAGCCGTTCGCCTCTTCCAGCGGTTGGGGTATCGAATCGATGTCGTGGCCAACGGGCGTGAGGCCGTCGAGGCGGTATCACGCATACGCTATGATGTGGTGTTCATGGATTGCCAGATGCCAGACATGGATGGCTTCGAAGCGACAAGCCTCATTCGCGAATATGAGGCGGCCGGAACTGTTTCGAGTTGCGATTTTCAGGTCTCAGGCTCAAGCTCGGAACCTGCCGGCCTCCAACCAGAAACTCGTTGCCCGGAACGTGAAACTTCCCGGCGGGTGCTGATTATTGCCATGACGGCAAACGCCATGCAGGGAGACCGTGAACAGTGTCTGGCTGCGGGAATGGACGACTATCTCTCCAAACCTATTTCGGTAGACGCACTGGCTGGCGTCCTGCACCGAGTGAATCAGGAACAGGGACGGTTCGGACCCGATAAAAGCCGAGAAGCCGCATAG
- a CDS encoding D-sedoheptulose 7-phosphate isomerase codes for MKDSVLAAFTDSASVKQKFACEYADQIVQVAQLLAAAFRDGYKVLLFGNGGSATDAAHIAAEFVGRYKADRMPLPAIALATDIAAITCIANDYGYEELFARQVRAHGRKGDIAIGISTSGNSPNVLKGVAAARDGGLTTIAWTGANGGKLAALVDYPFIVPSTVTSRIQESHITLGHVLCELVEDHLLGKAS; via the coding sequence ATGAAGGATTCAGTCTTGGCGGCGTTTACCGATAGCGCAAGCGTGAAACAGAAGTTCGCGTGTGAATATGCCGACCAGATCGTCCAAGTCGCACAGCTGCTCGCAGCGGCCTTTCGCGACGGCTATAAAGTCTTGTTGTTCGGCAACGGTGGCAGCGCCACCGATGCGGCCCACATTGCGGCGGAGTTCGTCGGACGGTACAAGGCCGACCGCATGCCGTTGCCCGCAATTGCCTTAGCGACGGACATTGCCGCCATTACCTGCATTGCGAATGACTATGGGTACGAAGAACTCTTTGCCCGCCAGGTGCGCGCGCATGGCCGAAAAGGGGACATTGCGATTGGCATCAGCACCAGCGGGAATTCTCCAAACGTGCTGAAAGGTGTCGCGGCGGCCCGCGACGGTGGCCTGACTACGATCGCCTGGACAGGCGCCAATGGCGGAAAGCTGGCCGCGTTGGTCGATTACCCTTTCATCGTTCCATCTACGGTCACGTCTCGGATTCAAGAAAGTCACATCACGCTCGGCCACGTCCTGTGCGAACTAGTAGAGGATCATCTCCTTGGGAAAGCGTCCTGA
- a CDS encoding paraslipin has translation MEGGTLVVIVLSVIVLIVIAKTAVVVPQQSAYVVERLGKYGSTLDAGFHILVPFIDVIRYRHMLKESAVDIPEQVCITRDNVQVHVDGILYMRVLNPERASYGISDYQFALTQLAQTALRSEIGKIELDKTFEARTTINAQVVNELDKASEPWGVKVLRYEIKNITPPKDVLNAMEKQMRAEREKRALILTSEGERDAAINQAEGEKQQVIKASEAKKQQQINEAEGAASAILAIAQATAEGLRRVAETIQVPGGQEAVQLRVAEQYITKFGELAKTTNTLILPASVSDVGSMIALAMNAMRQPGISPLAKS, from the coding sequence ATGGAAGGCGGAACGTTAGTCGTCATCGTCCTGTCAGTCATCGTGCTAATCGTCATCGCGAAGACGGCGGTCGTCGTCCCTCAACAGAGCGCCTATGTCGTGGAGCGCTTAGGTAAATACGGTTCGACGCTGGATGCGGGATTCCACATCTTGGTGCCGTTCATCGACGTGATCCGATACAGGCACATGCTGAAGGAAAGCGCCGTCGATATTCCTGAGCAAGTCTGCATTACGCGCGACAACGTTCAGGTACATGTCGATGGAATCCTGTATATGCGGGTCCTGAATCCGGAACGCGCATCCTACGGAATCAGCGACTATCAGTTTGCGCTCACGCAATTGGCCCAGACGGCGCTGAGAAGTGAGATCGGAAAAATCGAACTGGACAAGACATTCGAAGCCCGAACCACGATCAATGCTCAGGTGGTCAACGAATTGGATAAAGCATCGGAGCCTTGGGGCGTCAAAGTCCTCCGCTACGAAATCAAAAACATCACCCCGCCGAAGGATGTCCTGAACGCGATGGAGAAACAGATGCGTGCGGAACGTGAGAAGCGCGCATTGATTTTGACCTCAGAAGGCGAACGTGATGCCGCGATCAACCAGGCGGAAGGTGAAAAACAACAAGTGATCAAGGCATCGGAAGCCAAGAAGCAGCAACAGATCAATGAAGCCGAGGGCGCCGCATCTGCCATTCTCGCCATTGCACAGGCCACGGCAGAGGGTCTCCGAAGAGTCGCTGAAACAATTCAGGTTCCCGGAGGGCAAGAGGCCGTTCAGCTCCGCGTCGCGGAGCAGTACATCACCAAGTTCGGAGAGTTGGCGAAAACGACCAATACCCTGATCCTGCCGGCAAGCGTGTCCGATGTCGGCTCAATGATCGCACTGGCGATGAATGCCATGAGACAACCTGGGATTTCACCTCTCGCGAAGTCGTAA
- a CDS encoding NfeD family protein: MIWWYWMFLGLALVGAEMASPGGFYLLFFGIAAVMVGALTGLDVITADWLQWLLFSIVAILSLLLLRGPLIHLTQRHPPQAMDTMIGETAILLDELQPGHTGKAELRGSTWSARNVGTVLLSSGQRATVTKVDGLMLWVQPE; the protein is encoded by the coding sequence ATGATCTGGTGGTATTGGATGTTTCTGGGCCTGGCCTTGGTCGGCGCAGAGATGGCGTCTCCCGGAGGGTTTTACCTCTTGTTCTTCGGCATCGCCGCCGTGATGGTCGGTGCCCTGACCGGTCTGGATGTCATCACAGCCGACTGGCTCCAGTGGCTGTTGTTCTCCATTGTGGCGATCCTCTCGTTGCTGCTGTTACGCGGGCCATTGATTCACCTGACACAACGGCATCCCCCGCAAGCGATGGACACCATGATCGGAGAGACGGCGATCCTTCTTGACGAACTCCAGCCCGGACACACCGGAAAAGCCGAGTTGCGTGGTTCCACATGGAGCGCGAGGAATGTCGGAACCGTTCTCCTTTCGTCAGGTCAACGCGCAACAGTCACCAAGGTGGATGGTTTGATGCTCTGGGTCCAACCAGAATAA
- a CDS encoding TIGR02710 family CRISPR-associated protein yields the protein MAQDQPIKTLVVALVDDAAAAVYSINRLNPEALCFVLPEGSKALVESDIQPKIQQMPRRWDWIVLADVMEFPSLYQTMARSLPDLLRTWEVQPGELVVDLSGATPAMAGALTLVALPWTSRVVELARARDGQEGDRVELGPKTLVWTQSNPWDEQATVSRREGCELFNRGLFRAAAKLFHGVELRVSGGHKPLHRAFTDLAEGYESWERFQYRQAWDKLRTATKALEMASLWGGPAGLIAILPHLKANASFLEKLVLDPAEVKEYLALDLLAYVGRHLHVGHDPEGAMTALVRALEAFAQVRLYKAHKIKSWDVSPGQLPQALQETCRTCYLEDIDGKYKLPLQAQFRVLAGLGDQLGQAFLKEWPKMKPLLDAANHAVLGHGFEPIKAERVQQLYDVVIRLTGVAASSLPKFPVLNL from the coding sequence ATGGCACAAGACCAACCCATCAAGACGCTCGTGGTCGCATTGGTTGATGATGCGGCGGCGGCAGTCTATTCGATCAACAGGCTCAATCCGGAGGCCCTGTGTTTCGTGTTGCCTGAAGGAAGTAAGGCTTTGGTGGAATCGGACATACAGCCGAAGATCCAGCAGATGCCGAGGCGGTGGGATTGGATCGTGCTGGCAGACGTGATGGAGTTCCCCTCTCTCTATCAGACGATGGCCCGGTCGTTACCAGATCTCTTGCGGACTTGGGAAGTACAGCCGGGGGAGCTGGTCGTGGATCTGAGTGGAGCCACCCCGGCGATGGCGGGTGCGCTTACCTTGGTGGCGCTCCCATGGACTTCTCGGGTGGTCGAGCTGGCTCGGGCGCGAGACGGTCAGGAGGGCGATCGGGTCGAGTTGGGTCCCAAGACGCTCGTCTGGACCCAGAGTAATCCGTGGGATGAGCAAGCCACTGTGTCACGTCGGGAAGGGTGCGAGTTATTTAACCGGGGTCTCTTTCGCGCCGCCGCCAAACTCTTCCATGGCGTAGAATTGCGAGTGAGTGGCGGGCACAAGCCGCTCCATCGTGCCTTCACCGATTTGGCCGAGGGCTACGAGTCATGGGAACGGTTTCAGTACCGGCAAGCGTGGGACAAGTTGAGAACGGCGACAAAGGCTCTGGAGATGGCGTCGCTGTGGGGCGGACCGGCTGGATTGATTGCGATCCTACCTCATCTGAAGGCCAACGCGAGTTTCCTTGAGAAGCTGGTGCTGGACCCTGCGGAGGTCAAAGAATACCTTGCGCTGGACCTGTTGGCGTATGTGGGCAGGCATCTCCATGTCGGCCATGACCCCGAAGGGGCGATGACAGCGCTCGTTCGTGCGCTGGAGGCGTTCGCGCAAGTCCGGCTCTATAAGGCGCACAAGATCAAGAGTTGGGATGTGTCGCCGGGACAGCTCCCGCAAGCGCTTCAAGAGACCTGCCGAACCTGTTATCTCGAAGACATTGATGGTAAGTACAAGCTGCCGCTCCAAGCGCAGTTTCGTGTGTTGGCCGGACTGGGCGATCAATTGGGCCAAGCCTTTCTCAAGGAATGGCCGAAGATGAAGCCGTTACTGGATGCCGCGAACCATGCGGTACTGGGACACGGCTTCGAGCCTATCAAAGCGGAGCGCGTGCAGCAGCTGTACGATGTCGTCATTCGACTCACCGGCGTCGCGGCGTCGTCGCTGCCGAAGTTTCCTGTCTTGAACCTATGA